A region from the Rosa rugosa chromosome 6, drRosRugo1.1, whole genome shotgun sequence genome encodes:
- the LOC133715044 gene encoding LIM domain-containing protein WLIM2b produces MSFIGTQQKCKACAKTVYPVEELSADGISYHKSCFKCTHCKGTLKLSNYSSMEGVLYCKPHFEQLFKETGNFNKNFQSPAKSAEKLTPELTRSPSKAAGMFSGTQEKCATCGKTAYPLEKVTVESQAYHKSCFKCSHGGCPITPSNYAALEGILYCKHHFSQLFKEKGSYNHLIKSASIKRAAAATATAAAAAVASIPEA; encoded by the exons ATGTCTTTCATTGGCACCCAGCAGAAATGCAAGGCTTGTGCAAAGACGGTTTACCCAGTAGAGGAGCTATCTGCAGATGGGATTTCCTACCACAAGTCTTGCTTCAAGTGCACTCACTGCAAAGGGACTTTGAAG CTGAGCAATTATTCCTCAATGGAAGGTGTTCTGTACTGTAAGCCTCATTTTGAGCAACTCTTCAAGGAGACCGGAAACTTCAACAAGAATTTCCAGTCAC CTGCAAAGTCAGCTGAGAAGCTAACTCCAGAACTG ACTAGGTCACCCAGCAAAGCTGCTGGTATGTTTTCTGGCACACAAGAAAAATGTGCTACTTGTGGTAAAACCGCTTATCCACTGGAGAAG GTGACGGTGGAGAGCCAGGCCTATCACAAGTCGTGTTTTAAGTGTTCTCATGGTGGCTGTCCTATTACTCCATCAAATTATGCAGCCCTTGAGGGAATTTTATACTGTAAGCACCATTTCTCCCAGCTTTTCAAGGAAAAGGGGAGCTACAACCATCTTATTAAGTCTGCATCAATCAAGCgcgcagcagcagcaacagcaacagcagCTGCAGCAGCAGTAGCCTCCATTCCAGAAGCCTAA
- the LOC133715042 gene encoding uncharacterized protein At2g39910: MSKSSSALFDLLLQSSEPIAESLTKTPYTPSQSTNVSVKALLEPLLPRNSNPNIDLRASIRDFTLACALLSSSQSSTHELLSWIPEHLAAAADRAVLEFSKAYSDYGEKSGDGLVVELMPEVMPLLKERIKESSIDKSADGDEVSAASARVPVGFAIVAAYQFRWFVTQIDYSDFGKLCALAVPCALTALDHWSPEIKGQGMISFIHIAKSVDAAELAWCQDAILDACCQNIASSDEIWHLVVEMSVLVVTRTQQSNPRSAWFDKILNEMLSHLERQPRNKERRVAWLRYVEPLFNGVGLVLLAHFSRIFPLFFKWMHADDDETVLLVLKQIETVIKLTWIRNTPYVERLVDELATLHKEAALKRSREEIRNLVIRILILLHQCKGLQFEAAWGKHRDDPNLATIAPSLSERRSTMAFQ; this comes from the exons ATGTCGAAATCGTCCTCTGCCCTCTTCGACCTTCTCCTCCA gtcaTCGGAGCCGATCGCCGAATCTCTGACCAAAACGCCGTACACGCCGTCACAGAGCACCAACGTCTCCGTGAAAGCCTTACTGGAGCCTCTCCTTCCTCGAAACTCTAACCCTAACATCGACCTCCGCGCCTCAATCCGAGACTTCACTCTCGCCTGTGCTCTACTCTCCTCCTCCCAATCCTCAACACACGAGCTTCTCTCGTGGATCCCCGAACACCTCGCGGCCGCTGCTGACCGGGCGGTTCTGGAATTCTCGAAAGCTTACTCCGATTACGGCGAGAAATCTGGTGATGGTTTGGTGGTGGAGTTGATGCCTGAGGTGATGCCGTTGCTGAAGGAGAGGATCAAGGAGAGCTCGATTGATAAATCGGCGGACGGGGATGAGGTCTCGGCGGCGTCGGCGAGAGTGCCGGTTGGGTTTGCCATTGTGGCTGCTTATCAGTTTAGGTGGTTTGTTACACAg ATTGATTATTCGGATTTCGGAAAGTTGTGTGCTTTGGCTGTTCCTTGCGCTTTGACGGCTCTGGATCACTGGTCGCCGGAGATTAAA GGGCAAGGCATGATAAGCTTTATACATATCGCCAAAAGTGTAGATGCTGCTGAACTAGCTTGGTGTCAAGATGCAATTCTTGATGCATGCTGCCAGAATATTGCTTCTAGTGACGAGATATGGCATCTTGTGGTGGAGATGTCAGTACTTGTGGTGACTCGTACCCAACAGAGTAATCCTCGTAGTGCATG GTTTGATAAAATTCTAAATGAAATGTTAAGTCACTTGGAGCGCCAGCCTAGGAACAAGGAGCGCCGTGTTGCATGGCTTCGTTATGTAGAGCCGCTTTTTAATGGTGTTGGTCTGGTGTTACTAGCTCATTTCAGTCGCattttccctcttttctttAAGTGGATgcatgctgatgatgatgagaCTGTTTTACTG GTTCTCAAACAGATTGAAACAGTTATAAAGCTAACATGGATTAGGAATACACCATATGTGGAAAG GTTGGTGGATGAACTTGCTACTTTGCACAAAGAAGCAGCATTGAAAAGATCACGTGAAGAAATTAGAAATCTTGTTATTCGTATACTGATCCTGCTCCATCA ATGCAAGGGTCTGCAGTTCGAAGCAGCCTGGGGCAAGCACAGGGATGATCCAAACTTGGCAACAATTGCTCCCTCTTTAAGTGAAAGAAGATCAACAATG GCTTTCCAATGA
- the LOC133714512 gene encoding uncharacterized protein LOC133714512 yields the protein MLIDLGFVTRFLTSVWISIMNAERVRFVMERGNDNVIDISNAEGSDDSDDDDIPRVQVECNHNADHVQPEKATIIEMEYEVERPLCMMCVHKYINMITKKFPEASQVTIYMGPGVPTVIEHRVPGMDFIGRKAPLAKHKFHPRRERAEVMDEGCMDNSGDEMVPEDEDGDGDEMDPEGGDGDEMAPVAGGGDEMDPEGGGGDEIAPEAGDGMNPEGGGGDEIAPEAGDGMNPEGGDGDEMAPEAGDGGGEEVDRVIVINRKRVRSEAMDNNGDEMDPQDELMDAE from the exons ATGCTGATCGATCTTGGGTTTGTTACTCGATTTCTTACTTCAGTTTGGATATCAATAATGAACGCGGAACGGGTGAGATTCGTCATGGAAAGAGGCAATGATAATGTGATTGATATCTCGAATGCTGAAGGCAGTGATgatagtgatgatgatgatatccCGAGGGTTCAAGTCGAATGCAATCACAATGCTGATCATGTCCAA CCTGAAAAAGCAACCATTATAGAAATGGAGTATGAAGTGGAGAGGCCCTTGTGCATGATGTGTGTGCATAAATACATCAACATGATCACCAAGAAATTCCCAGAGGCGAGTCAAGTGACAATCTACATGGGGCCGGGTGTGCCTACTGTTATTGAGCATAGAGTTCCGGGGATGGATTTCATAGGGCGGAAGGCTCCCTTGGCTAAACACAAATTTCATCCAAGGCGAGAGAGGGCTGAAGTGATGGATGAAGGTTGCATGGATAACAGTGGAGATGAAATGGTtcctgaagatgaagatggagatggagatgaaaTGGATCCggaaggtggagatggagatgaaaTGGCCCCGGTAGCTGGAGGTGGAGATGAAATGGATCCGgaaggtggaggtggagatgaAATAGCTCCAGAAGCTGGAGATGGAATGAATCCGgaaggtggaggtggagatgaAATAGCTCCAGAAGCTGGAGATGGAATGAATCCggaaggtggagatggagatgaaaTGGCTCCAGAAgctggagatggaggtggagagGAAGTTGACAGAGTAATTGTCATTAACCGAAAGCGAGTGAGGTCTGAAGCGATGGATAACAATGGAGATGAAATGGATCCTCAAGATGAATTGATGGACGCTGAGTAG